A part of Osmerus mordax isolate fOsmMor3 chromosome 10, fOsmMor3.pri, whole genome shotgun sequence genomic DNA contains:
- the heatr1 gene encoding HEAT repeat-containing protein 1, whose translation MTSLAHQLKRLSLPQNDANLFSHKEVASLLFDPKDAASMDRSTFHALGCTGLEELLGIEQAFTEFQDTLFSQASMGLERSVQSKEINEKLDEGISLFLARLSPYFLLKPAQKCLEWLVHRFHIHLYNVDSLLACVLPYHETKVFVRVVQLLKIKDPTNRWNWLEVLQKPGVPLARGTLITHCYKDLGFMDFVCTLVTKSIKAYSGFTGNCAQLRVIFSFYASTIITALEAVEKVSDTIISKLLPYVQKGLKSSLTDYKAATYMIVCQLAVKVVMEAQLVNTLALQVSRSLVREPLLPSEGLGCLVVLLQNQRDKAIGPKAFHQLCSMTLLVPTLQTMAATHDVSPLLSYLLPHLVHSLVTCTTVPDEMETEEPSPSSVHHSLFEAMLKEVPLSKGFDNTVAKLLLEEYLSQSQLSAEDITVLNQRLLPFIRLFESKYAGALDVVLESHVSGISTQEKTLFHQFISLTMSSGKFQILGDSDTSLLLSLKHPLPSVRTTAVDYLTTVLTSGQFLQQGGFDQVFLSTALLDRMKDDVPEVVSAALKALEAYKDRMDPDETVSSLLSLLQRKDSAAGNWCPVLLEAVRVLDDPRLWERTPGLGLRASWGLIPYLVVTSSIPDSPEILLASYVAHSSLLAQHPLTQGWSQVLKEVMKSSSQSDIIVQANQHLISTLTKNLATMDHIPKRNALERMAECVLQQRQSGSSRRETTAFLVLTQALLLGMGDLGGTQHLHTAQQVYNLLEPSLLELTQQAQDQAPVDQGDTVFSFSEGLRDYLQSVTGRREYSLLLVSLLRGLISCLKSHDTSFKGEVWWNPENLDTNTCCYLHLLCRFFSVIVTGAAQGPMTASFRGLMKLLVQVHLRDPLELFKFLSLLWGYNTNHGDQLDVRVSAILQTQSLYVGGALLAPQPGTTRAQLASASSPVALSLLACLSSPVREVRRASIAALQSLSEVAGSPFEPIMARLLKNTEEIIADPSHVSQALGLLWGECVAQPGKAQHKSVLASMEQLLKGLQAPNCPSYTSTTLLRTLEQVNGEAVLSGLLPILERLLEQSGPDPPILLRGEAQLMQLTLGKYNEASAPLLVRDQAALDVFIRALGTTAQPHPDIPSFQIIALEQITKPFFSALEDSKVQQRLLGVMFDLLVESRSPVCSNTISSVFKGIAVDGELVANELVPAEKPKVTVSVQQTRRSQMLQRRVQDSGQAPAEEGAVSWARATLILELLQHKKKLKRPQMLVPALFTLLSRCLETSAAEQGNMEYSKQLLLSCLLNICQKLSPDGGPVSPDVLDEDKFNVELVVQCVRVSDMPQTHHHALLLLGTVAGIFPEKVLHNIMPIFTFMGANIMRLDDAYSFQVINKTVQTVIPALIKAHEEGEGRSSGHMEAVVTKIMHVFTDALPHVPEHRRLPILSQLVTTLGPARFLWVLMLLMFKQHATQTAVTTTEKDAVLERDVEFWISVCCEFEVSDQLTSLIRVLQYLMLLPQDKEDAPVKRTTLRRGGAKKKEEEEKAEELIFSVETHSSKDLRHFKFLSVSFMAQLLASGSFVGKVADHGDIMEDSLQKLQQSLLEEILLYIHTVARCVEENADKPTAKFWRALLNKAYDVLDKVNALLPTDTFITVMRGLMGNQLASVRRKAMELLNNKLQHRTQWQEEQVAVLLELTGDLLSIVGKGRGKEGEQQEEEEQAINRQTALYSLKLLCRSFGADHQEAFVPVLIRAVEILTSPEEEKNVMGSALLCVAEVASTLKALAIPQLPRLMPAVLQILAERKEVLSNEIYLLSAVTALQRVAETLPHFISPYLQDTVLQVCRLTRVAEKAGTSPQLSLRLASLRTTLATKVPPRVLLPTITKCYSKMMESKHSHLGPLMGILKEHIVQMEKDQLNSHQTELTSFFLIALDFRAQHGQGDLEKTQEIEGCVIDCLLAMVMKLSEVTFRPLFFKLFDWSKTDSSAKDRLLTFYRLSDRIADRLKGLFVLFAGHLVKPFCDLLRQTNVSKTDEALFDSKDGVEKCSLLLQYLLDCLHKIFLYDTQHFVSKERAEALMTPLVDQLENTLGGEQLHQTRVTKHLVPCVAQFSVAMGDDTQWKALNYQILLKTRHSSSEVRFSALLMLLELAGKLRENYMVLLPETIPFLAELMEDECEEVEHQVQKVIQEMESILGEPLQSYF comes from the exons GGAACTGGCTGGAAGTGCTACAG AAACCAGGTGTACCATTGGCCAGAGGAACCCTGATCACTCACTGTTACAAAGACTTGGGCTTCATGGATTTCGTCTGCACACTGGTCACCAAGTCAATCAAG GCTTATTCTGGATTCACTGGCAACTGTGCCCAGCTCAGAGTGATCTTCTCCTTCTATGCCTCCACCATCATAACAGCTCTGGAGGCGGTGGAGAAGGTCTCGGACACCATCATATCCAAGCTGCTGCCCTACGTTCAGAAG ggtCTGAAGTCCTCTCTCACCGACTACAAGGCTGCCACCTACATGATTGTGTGCCAGCTGGCTGTGAAGGTGGTGATGGAGGCTCAGCTGGTGAACACCCTGGCCCTGCAAGTCAgcaggtccctggttcgagaGCCCCTGCTGCCCTCCGAGGGCCTGGGCTGCCTCGTCGTCCTGCTGCAGAACCAGAGGGACAAGGCCATCGGACCCAA AGCTTTTCACCAGCTGTGCTCCATGACCTTGTTGGTGCCCACTCTGCAGACCATGGCAGCCACTCATGACGTCAGTCCCCTTCTGAGCTACCTGCTGCCCCACCTGGTCCACTCTCTGGTCACCTGCACCACAG TCCCAgatgagatggagacagaggaacCCTCTCCAAGCTCTGTACACCACAGCCTGTTTGAAGCCATGCTCAAAGAAGTGCCTCTGTCCAAGGGCTTTGACAACACAGTAGCAAA GTTGTTGCTAGAGGAGTACCTGTCTCAGAGCCAGCTCTCTGCGGAGGACATCACCGTCCTCAACCAGCGGCTGCTGCCGTTCATACGGCTGTTTGAGTCCAA GTATGCTGGAGCTCTTGACGTGGTCCTAGAGAGTCATGTCAGTGGCATCAGCACCCAAGAGAAAACCCTCTTCCATCAGTTCATCTCTCTGACCATGAGCAGCGGCAAGTTCCAG atcCTGGGAGACTCTGACACATCTCTGCTGCTGAGTCTGAAGCACCCTCTGCCCTCCGTCAGAACCACGGCAGTGGACTACCTGACCACTGTCCTCACCtctggacag TTTCTCCAGCAGGGGGGGTTTGACCAGGTGTTCCTGAGCACGGCTCTGCTGGACAGGATGAAGGATGATGTCCCTGAGGTGGTGTCAGCTGCCCTCAAGGCTCTGGAG GCCTACAAAGATCGCATGGACCCAGATGAGACGGTTTCTAGTTTGCTTTCACTTCTCCAGAGAAAAGATTCCGCGGCTGGAAACTG GTGTCCAGTGTTACTGGAGGCTGTAAGGGTGCTGGACGACCCCAGGCTGTGGGAGAGGACCCCGGGCCTGGGGCTGCGGGCTTCCTGGGGCTTGATCCCCTACCTGGTGGtcacttcctccatccctgaCTCCCCTGAGATCCTGCTGGCCTCCTATGTCGCCCACTCCTCCCTGCTGGCCCAGCACCCCCTCACCCAGGGCTGGTCACAAG TGCTGAAGGAGGTGATGAAGAGCTCTTCTCAGTCAGACATCATCGTACAGGCTAATCAGCATCTGATCTCAACTCTGACTAAGAACCTGGCCACCATGGACCACATCCCCAAACGCAACGCT ctggaGAGGATGGCAGAGTGTGTGCTGCAGCAGCGGCAGAGTGGCTCCAGCCGGAGGGAGACGACAGCCTTCCTGGTCCTGACCCAGGCTCTGCTGCTGGGCATGGGGGACCTGGGAGGGACCCAGCACCTCCACACGGCCCAGCAGGTCTACAACCTCCTGGAGCCCTCCCTCCTGGAGCTCACCCAGCAGGCCCAGGACCAG GCCCCCGTGGACCAGGGAGACACTGTATTCTCCTTCTCAGAGGGTCTGAGGGATTATCTCCAGAGTGTGACAGGCCGCAGAGAGTACAGCCtgctgctggtctctctgctcCGAGGCCTCATATCTTGCCTCAAGAGTCACGACACTTCTTTCAAAG gTGAGGTGTGGTGGAACCCTGAGAACCTGGACACCAACACCTGCTGCTACCTGCACCTGCTGTGCCGCTTCTTCAGCGTCATTGTCACCGGGGCAGCCCAGGGGCCCATGACAGCCAGCTTTAGAGGCCTGATGAAGTTGCTGGTTCAG gtccaccTGAGGGATCCTCTAGAGCTCTTCAAGTTCTTGTCCCTGCTGTGGGGCTACAACACTAACCATGGAGACCAGTTGGACGTGAGGGTCAGTGCCATCCTCCAGACTCAGTCCCTGTATGTGGGAGGAGCCCTGCTCGCCCCTCAGCCTGGCACCACACGGGCACAGCTGGCGTCAGCCTCCTCTCCAG TGGCTCTGTCGTTGCTGGCCTGCCTGAGCTCACCGGTCAGGGAGGTGCGCAGGGCGTCCATCGCTGCCCTTCAGAGCCTGTCAGAGGTGGCCGGCTCCCCCTTTGAGCCAATCATGGCCAGGCTGCTTAAGAACACAGAGGAGATCATCGCTGACCCCTCGCACGTCAGCCAG GCCCTGGGTCTGCTCTGGGGCGAGTGTGTAGCACAGCCAGGCAAGGCTCAGCACAAGAGTGTGCTGGCCTCCATGGAGCAGCTGCTGAAGGGTCTCCAGGCCCCCAACTGCCCCTCGTACACCAGCACGACCCTGCTGCGGACCCTGGAGCAGGTCAACGGAGAg gctgTGCTCTCGGGTCTCCTGCCCATCCTGGAGCGGCTGCTGGAGCAGAGTGGCCCCGATCCCCCCATTCTCCTGAGGGGCGAGGCCCAGCTGATGCAGCTCACCCTGGGCAAGTACAACGAGGCGTCAGCCCCTTTGCTGGTACGGGACCAGGCCGCGTTGGATGTCTTCATCAGGGCCCTGGGGACCACCGCCCAGCCCCACCCAGACATCCCCAGCTTCCAGATCATAGCCCTAGAACAG ATCACCAAGCCCTTCTTCTCCGCCCTGGAGGACAGCAAGGTGCAGCAGAGGCTGCTGGGGGTGATGTTCGACCTTCTGGTGGAGAGCAGGAGTCCTGTCTGCTCCAACACCATCAGCAGCGTCTTCAAGGGG ATCGCTGTGGACGGGGAGCTGGTGGCCAACGAGCTGGTCCCAGCAGAGAAGCCCAAAGTCACTGTGAGCGTACAGCAGACGCGTAGGAGCCAGATGCTGCAGAG GAGGGTCCAGGACAGTGGGCAGGCCCCAGCAGAAGAAGGGGCTGTGTCCTGGGCCAGGGCCACACTCATCCTGGAGCTGCTGCAACACAAGAAGAAGCTGAAGAGACCTCAGATGCTGGTGCCCGCTCTCTTCACCCTGCTCTCCAG GTGTCTGGAGACGTCCGCCGCAGAGCAGGGCAACATGGAATACAGCAAGCAGCTGCTGCTCAGCTGTCTGCTCAACATCTGCCAGAAGCTCTCCCCCGATGGAGGACCAGTCAGCCcag ACGTGCTGGATGAGGACAAGTTCAACGTGGAGCTGGTGGTtcagtgtgtgcgagtgtccgACATGCCCCAGACACACCATCATGCCTTACTGCTGCTGGGCACTGTGGCTGGCATCTTCCCT GAGAAAGTCCTCCACAACATCATGCCCATCTTTACCTTCATGGGGGCCAACATCATGCGCCTGGACGATGCCTACAGCTTCCAGGTCATCAACAAGACTGTGCAGACGGTCATCCCTGCTCTCATCAAG gcccaTGAGGAGGGCGAGGGGCGCTCCTCAGGTCACATGGAGGCAGTGGTGACGAAGATCATGCATGTGTTCACCGACGCGCTGCCCCACGTGCCTGAACACCGCCGTCTGCCAATCCTGTCCCAGCTGGTCACCACCCTGGGCCCCGCCCGCTTCCTCTGGGTCCTGATGCTACTCATGTTCAAGCAGCACGCCACCCAGACAGCCGTCACCACCACCGAGAAG GATGCGGTTCTGGAGCGGGACGTGGAGTTCTGGatctctgtgtgctgtgagtTTGAGGTGTCTGACCAGCTCACCTCCCTCATCAGGGTCCTGCAGTACCTCATGCTGCTACCACAGGACAAGGAGGatg CCCCAGTGAAGCGCACTACGCTCCGTCGAGGAGGTGCtaagaaaaaggaggaggaggagaaggcagaggagcTGATCTTCAGCGTGGAGACCCACAGCAGCAAGGATCTCAGACACTTCAAGTTCCTGTCGGTGTCCTTCATGGCTCAGCTGCTGGCCTCAGGCAGCTTCGTAGGGAAG GTTGCGGACCATGGTGACATCATGGAAGATTCTCTGCAGAAGCTGCAGCAGAG cctgctgGAGGAGATCCTGCTATACATCCACACAGTGGCTCGCTGCGTGGAAGAGAATGCCGACAAACCAACAGCCAAGTTCTGGAGAGCCCTGCTCAACAAGGCCTACGATGTCCTGGACAAG GTGAATGCCCTGTTGCCGACGGATACGTTTATCACTGTGATGCGTGGGCTGATGGGTAACCAGCTGGCATCAGTAAGGAGGAAGGCCATGGAGCTGCTCAACAACAAGCTACAGCACAGGACTCAGTGGCAAGaggagcag gTGGCTGTTCTGCTGGAACTGACTGGTGACCTTCTGAGCATTGTGGGTAAGGGCCGCGGCAAGGAgggggagcagcaggaggaggaggagcaagcCATCAACAGGCAGACCGCCCTCTACAGCCTCAAGCTGCTGTGCCGCAGTTTCGGTGCCGACCACCAGGAGGCGTTTGTGCCTGTGCTGATCCGGGCAGTGGAGATCTTGACCTCCCCTGAAGAAGAGAAGAACGTGATGGGCAGTGCCCTGCTGTGTGTCGCTGAGGTAGCCAGCACACTCAAGGCCCTTGCCATCCCACAACTCCCCAG aCTGATGCCTGCAGTGCTGCAAATCctggcagagaggaaggaggtgctTTCTAATGAGATCTACCTGCTGAGTGCGGTCACAGCCCTGCAGCGCGTAGCAGAGACCCTCCCACATTTCATCAGCCCCTATCTGCAGGACACGGTACTACAG GTGTGCCGACTGACGAGGGTGGCAGAGAAGGCCGGCACCTCCCCCCAGCTCAGCCTCCGCCTGGCCTCTCTCAGGACCACCCTTGCCACCAAGGTGCCCCCCAGGGTCCTACTGCCCACCATCACCAAGTGCTACAGCAAGATGATGGAGTCCAAACAT AGCCATCTTGGTCCTCTCATGGGAATCTTGAAGGAGCACATTGTTCAGATGGAGAAGGATCAGCTCAACTCGCACCAAACAGAGCTCACTTCCTTCTTCCTGATTGCCCTGGACTTCCGAGCCCAACACGGTCAG GGTGACCTGGAGAAGACCCAGGAGATCGAGGGCTGTGTGATCGACTGTCTGCTGGCCATGGTCATGAAGCTGTCTGAGGTCACCTTCAGACCACTGTTTTTCAAG CTGTTTGATTGGAGTAAGACAGACTCCTCTGCTAAGGACCGTCTCCTGACCTTCTATCGGCTCTCCGACCGCATCGCTGACCGGCTCAAGGGCCTGTTTGTGCTGTTTGCTGGTCACCTGGTCAAGCCCTTCTGTGACCTGCTACGTCAGACCAACGTCAGCAAGACTG acgAGGCGTTGTTTGACTCGAAGGACGGCGTGGAGAAGTGTAGCCTCTTGCTGCAGTACCTGCTGGACTGTCTCCACAAGATCTTTCTGTACGACACCCAGCACTTCGTCAGCAAAGAGAGGGCGGAGGCTCTCATGACTCCGCTGGTCGACCAG cTGGAGAACACCTTGGGAGGAGAGCAGCTGCACCAGACACGCGTCACCAAACACTTGGTGCCCTGTGTGGCCCAGTTCTCCGTCGCCATGGGCGACGACACCCAGTGGAAGGCCCTTAACTATCAGATACTGCTGAAGACACGACACAGTTCATCCGAG GTGCGTTTCTCTGCCCTGCTGATGCTGCTGGAGCTGGCTGGCAAGCTGAGGGAGAACTACATGGTGCTCCTACCTGAGACCATCCCCTTCCTGGCTGAGCTCATGGAGG ACGAATGTGAGGAGGTGGAGCACCAGGTCCAGAAGGTCATCCAGGAGATGGAGTCCATCTTGGGAGAGCCTCTCCAGAGCTACTTCTAA
- the arg1 gene encoding arginase-1, producing the protein MKSTRGLQLAFRIYKRSHHHSVGIIGAPFSKGQPRDGVERGPDLIRSAGLVEKLKAQGCDVKDYGNLMFEEFSSDEPISRVKRPRAVGRANERLAGAVEEVKKEGRTCVMLGGDHSLAIGSIHGHAAAQKDLSVVWVDAHADINTPLTSPTGNVHGQPMSYLIRELHSKIPVIPNFSWIKPCVSAKDVVYIGLRDVDPEEHYILKYLGIKVFSMTDVDHLGIARVMEETCDHMFSKVKKPIHLSYDIDALDPSISPATGTPVIGGLTYREGVYVTEHICQTGLLSALDMVEVNPKRGKTEEEVRSTVSAAVDLVLGCFGRLREGNHRADYRMPEP; encoded by the exons ATGAAGAGTACAAGAGGACTTCAGCTTGCGTTTAGAATTTACAAACGGAGTCATCATCACTCTGTCGGAATTATAGGAGCGCCTTTTTCCAAAGGACAG CCGAGGGATGGAGTGGAGCGAGGACCCGACCTGATCCGCAGCGCTGGATTGGTGGAGAAGCTTAAGGCACAAG gatgtgatgtcaagGACTACGGAAATCTGATGTTCGAGGAGTTTTCCAGTGATGAGCCAATCAGCCGCGTGAAGAGACCTCGAGCGGTGGGCCGCGCCAACGAGCGCCTGGCTGGCgctgtggaggaggtgaagaaagaGGGGCGTACCTGTGTAATGCTGGGCGGAGATCACAG TTTGGCAATAGGCTCCATCCATGGCCATGCAGCAGCCCAGAAGGACCTGAGTGTGGTGTGGGTGGACGCCCACGCGGACATCAACACGCCCCTGACGTCCCCCACAGGCAACGTCCATGGACAGCCCATGTCCTACCTCATCCGAGAGCTGCACTCAAAG ATCCCAGTTATACCCAACTTCTCGTGGATCAAGCCTTGTGTATCAGCCAAAGATGTTGTCTACATTGGTCTTAGAGACGTGGACCCAGAAGAgca CTACATCCTGAAGTACCTGGGCATTAAGGTGTTCTCCATGACAGACGTGGATCACCTGGGCATAGCCAGAGTGATGGAGGAGACCTGCGACCACATGTTCTCCAA AGTGAAGAAGCCCATCCACCTGAGCTACGACATCGATGCCCTGGACCCGTCCATATCCCCTGCCACAGGCACCCCCGTGATAGGAGGGCTCACCTACAGGGAGGGGGTCTATGTCACGGAGCACATCTGTCAGACAG GTCTCTTGTCTGCCCTGGACATGGTGGAGGTGAATCCCAAGCGCGGGAAGACGGAGGAGGAAGTTCGATCTACGGTCAGCGCCGCTGTTGACCTTGTGCTAGGCTGCTTCGGACGCCTCCGAGAGGGAAACCACCGTGCAGACTACCGCATGCCTGAGCCCTGA
- the p4ha1a gene encoding prolyl 4-hydroxylase subunit alpha-1a: protein MEQRASCWCVLLSCLLYATSAHNDFFTSIGQMTDLLFTEKDLVISLKDYIRAEESKLGRVKKWAERLDALTSTATQDPEGFLGHPVNAFKLMKRLNTEWGELENLVLTDVSDGFISNLTIQRQHFPNDDDQTGAAKALMRLQDTYKLDTHAISTGELPGTSPGLAFQSTMTVEDCYELGKIAYSDADYYHTELWMAQALKQLDQGEGSLIDAVTILDYLSYSIYQQGELERALEHTKRLLALDPAHQRANGNLKYFEYQLAKQRKAEEEEGGKKESKDQGKEKKEADYLPERRKYEKLCRGEGITMTPRRQKRMFCRYFDNNRHPMYVIGPVKQEDEWDRPRIVRYHDIMSNEEIEKVKELAKPRLRRATISNPVTGVLETAHYRISKSAWLASYEHAVVDKINQRIEDITGLDVKTAEELQVANYGVGGQYEPHFDFGRKDEPDAFKELGTGNRIATWLIYMSDVPSGGATVFTDVGAAVVPKKGTAVFWYNLFPSGEGDYSTRHAACPVLVGNKWVSNKWIHERGQEFRRRCSLDETD, encoded by the exons ATGGAGCAGAGGGCTAGCTGCTGGTGCGTGTTACTGAGCTGTCTCCTCTACGCCACCTCGGCTCACAATGACTTCTTCACCTCCATTG gccAGATGACAGACCTGTTGTTCACAGAGAAAGACCTGGTCATTTCTCTGAAGGACTacatcagagcagaggagagcaagcTAGGGCGAGTCAAAAA gtgGGCCGAGAGGCTGGACGCCCTGACCTCCACAGCCACCCAGGACCCCGAGGGCTTCTTGGGTCACCCTGTGAACGCCTTCAAGCTGATGAAGAGACTCAACACTGAGTGGGGAGAGCTGGAGAACCTGGTCCTCACAGACGTGTCGGATG GTTTTATCTCCAACCTGACCATTCAGAGGCAGCACTTCCCAAACGATGACGACCAGACTGGCGCCGCCAAGGCCCTGATGAGGCTGCAGGACACCTACAAGCTGGACACGCACGCCATCTCCACCGGGGAGCTgccag gcaccTCCCCAGGGCTGGCCTTCCAGAGCACCATGACCGTGGAGGACTGCTACGAGCTGGGAAAGATCGCATACTCCGACGCCGACTACTACCACACGGAGCTGTGGATGGCCCAGGCGCTGAAGCAGCTGGACCAGGGGGAGGGCAGCCTCATCGACGCCGTCACCATCCTGGACTACCTCAGCTACTCCAtctaccagcagggggagctggagagagcccTGGAGCACACCAAGAGGCTGCTCGCCCTGG acccagcccacCAGCGAGCCAACGGCAACCTAAAGTATTTTGAGTACCAGCTGGCTAAGCAGAggaaggcggaggaggaggagggcgggaagaaagagagcaaagaccaggggaaggagaagaaggaggcagACTACCTGCCTGAGCGGAGGAAGTATGAGAAGCTGTGTCGCGGAGAGGGCATCACGATG accCCTCGCAGACAGAAGCGCATGTTCTGTCGTTACTTTGACAACAACCGACACCCGATGTACGTGATTGGTCCAGTGAAGCAGGAAGATGAGTGGGACCGCCCCCGTATTGTACGCTACCACGATATCATGTCGAACGAGGAGATCGAGAAGGTCAAGGAGCTGGCCAAACCTCGG CTGCGTCGAGCCACCATCTCCAACCCTGTCACTGGTGTGCTGGAGACCGCTCACTATCGCATCAGCAAGAg tgcgTGGCTGGCATCGTACGAACACGCCGTGGTGGACAAGATCAACCAGCGGATCGAAGACATCACGGGTCTGGATGTGAAGACGGCAGAGGAGCTGCAG GTGGCAAATTATGGTGTAGGAGGGCAGTATGAACCCCACTTTGACTTTGGACGG AAAGATGAACCAGATGCTTTTAAAGAGCTGGGGACTGGTAACCGCATCGCCACCTGGCTGATATAC ATGAGTGACGTGCCATCAGGGGGCGCCACTGTCTTCACTGACGTAGGGGCAGCAGTAGTGCCCAAAAAG ggcacGGCAGTGTTCTGGTACAACCTGTTTCCCAGTGGGGAGGGAGACTACAGCACCAGACATGCAGCATGCCCAGTCCTGGTAGGCAACAAGTGGG tgtcTAATAAGTGGATTCACGAGAGAGGCCAGGAGTTCCGAAGACGTTGCAGCCTGGATGAGACAGACTGA